One window of Biomphalaria glabrata chromosome 6, xgBioGlab47.1, whole genome shotgun sequence genomic DNA carries:
- the LOC106057528 gene encoding uncharacterized protein LOC106057528 has protein sequence MTSVPSLRLYDINSNKRQDRGAYNDYRSPSVSSLDSLGPSSPGLLSPRSPLLSPLPSPIPSPLGPPVAVETRQDIEYTRAPDTFPCGHVLCHNCVRKFMRMRQRSGYSQCPVCHMPVDEDAPMHAMGIPTGGGGGRSSSCTSSCSDHDSEDHHHHQPHQSHQPEPSDPTPISLLNNFDEIVEKFNGIQLSLRQLKNESVMSKSMGMTFTNTQCHLCMESHGTLRVVQELNRLSVRHERPTVWSPYFYRLQQGKVVTEFYSQVNSSCICVPCTYKELRLQNHPDLKALPDVNPQQNTQICLAEVGKIVARNSAPIMALQGKNVIEIDHTIRLRERADQFNFLDTANEIEHMVKQQEETLIKMASKQIRDTGRLYHVKESNQIEMDLDETAV, from the exons ATGACCAGTGTTCCAAGTCTACGACTCTATGACATCAACTCCAACAAGCGCCAGGACAGGGGAGCCTACAATGACTATAGATCTCCGTCTGTCTCCTCGCTGGACTCGCTGGGGCCTTCCTCGCCCGGGCTTCTCTCTCCGAGGTCTCCGCTTCTGTCTCCTCTGCCCTCCCCGATTCCATCACCTCTGGGCCCTCCCGTTGCTGTGGAGACCCGCCAAGATATAGAGTACACCCGCGCTCCGGACACATTCCCATGCGGCCACGTTCTTTGCCACAATTGCGTCCGGAAGTTCATGCGGATGCGGCAGCGCTCCGGCTACTCCCAGTGCCCCGTCTGCCATATGCCTGTGGACGAGGATGCGCCCATGCATGCAATGGGAATCCCTACAGGCGGGGGCGGCGGCCGCTCCTCCTCCTGCACCAGCAGCTGCTCTGACCACGACTCTGAAGACCACCATCACCATCAGCCCCATCAGTCCCATCAGCCGGAACCCTCAGACCCGACTCCCATCTCCTTGCTAAACAACTTTGATGAGATTGTGGAAAAGTTTAACGGGATCCAGCTCAGCCTGAGGCAGCTGAAAAACGAGTCCGTCATGTCCAAATCGATGGGGATGACCTTCACCAACACCCAGTGTCACTTGTGTATGGAGAGCCACGGGACTCTTAGGGTTGTCCAGGAACTTAACAGGCTCTCCGTCAGGCATGAGAGACCCACGGTCTGGAGTCCTTATTTTTACAG GCTCCAGCAAGGCAAAGTGGTGACTGAGTTCTACAGCCAGGTCAACTCTTCCTGCATCTGCGTGCCCTGCACTTACAAGGAGCTCCGGCTGCAGAACCACCCGGATTTGAAGGCGCTGCCAGACGTCAACCCACAGCAGAACACACAAATATGTCTGGCAgag GTGGGAAAGATAGTGGCTAGAAATTCTGCTCCCATTATGGCACTGCAAGGAAAAAATGTGATCGAAATTGATCACACGATCCGTCTGCGAGAGCGTGCTGACCAGTTCAACTTCCTAGATACTGCCAATGAGATCGAACACATGGTCAAGCAGCAGGAGGAGACGCTGATCAAGATGGCTAGCAAACAGATCAGAGATACTGGACGTCTCTACCATGTTAAAGAAAGCAACCAAATTGAGATGGATCTTGATGAGACTGCGGTTTAG